The sequence GGCAAGTGCCCAGGTCACCCAGAGGGACAGGggccaagcagctgctgccctcctgggaaCACAGGATTTACTGGTTGTCCTGAGAACAGTGGGCTtgggtggcagggctgtgctgctgaaccGTGCGTGGGccgggagggactgggagagacaCAAGAGCAGAAATTGGGCTGCCGGGTTATATAACCACATGCTGAGTCCTGTTCTCTTGGTGTGCCCAAAGCCTCTctggtgtctgctctggggGTGGGGTAAGGACTGAACTGGGTGTCCTGGTGGCTGTGTGCAGGTGGAGGGTGTTGCTGTGGAATGTGATGTCTTGGTGCTCCCTGAATTGTGACACTTTTGTCTCGTTTTGTCTTCTGGTGGACCTTGTAGCGGCATATAGCAGTAGCATTTACTTCCTTTGTGCTCCTGTGTTAGATGCAGTGATGGCTTCTGATGGGggcagtcttttttttttcaagaaattgTATGCACATAAAttggctgaaaataaaaatacaatagcCACCTGTAAAAATCACCTTCAATAAAGAGGAGTGGCCTATTGTTCTTGGAGTTCCCAACTTCAAGGCAGCTCACAAGCACCTGAAGCAGAAGACAATAACACATCTTGGGTAATACTTTGATTTGCCTTTCTTGAACTTGTTTCAAGTTccagaggaaaaggctgagTCTTAATAAaccacaaacaacaaaacccttGAATTTTTCAGTaccttttgaaaaaaagaaaaagttttattAACTGTAAAGGAAACTTTTCATTATTCTGATTATTGAAAACACTTTTCAAAAATAGAGCTTGAATCTTAGTAGGGGAAGACACCTTAGAATGGCCTAATAATTCTGGTGTTTATTTTAAGAGTGATACTGAACCCACAGGCTTTACATAGCAAAGAGCTTGAACAGATGTCTGTTGTGTTTGAGTTATGGGAGTTGTAGGCCTTGTGGACAGAGCAGGTGACTGCATTGTGCTCATGGTTACAGCTCCtcagtcagcagcagcagtttctcATGTTTGTAGACTAAAtgtcttctttttatttgtagATATGGCTCGTGGACAGCAGAAGATTCAGTCGCAGCAGAAAAATGCCAAAAAGCAAGCtgagcaaaaaaagaaacaaggacatgatcagaaggctgcagccaaggctgcctTGATATATACCTGCACTGTCTGTAGGGTAAGAGGAACTGAAGTCAAAATAGTCTTGTAGGGAGAGGTCTGTCTCCCTGCCTAGAACAGGATTTTTAGATTTTATAGCAGAAACTAAAATACTTAAGTGGTTGTCTAGCTTGTTGCTGTAAGAAGAGTTTGCATCTGTTATGTGACTTGGTTACAGATTACTCAGCCGTACTGGTAATTGAGATAGAAAATCTGAGAGGTTGTGTTCAGGTCTGGTTTGGGTggttattttgccttttgtaTTACAGTGATCTGCATGTGTTCTTAGTATGAGACAGAACATGTAAAAAGTGTGCAGTCAGTTCTTGTTTAGTCTCTATGtggaaacatattttctttgtgATGGAGTTGGCCTGTCTTGGAATCAGTGGTAATGGATGTTGCTCTAGAAAGGAGAAGAGGTGGTGCCAAAAGCTTTAATGTAAGCTGGATACACAGTAACTTTTGCTAGAACAACTTACTTGACAAGAATAAAGAAATTTGAGTACTAATCAGattattcttttccttctggctGATTTTCCTAAATGCTTCTTTTGGAGCTGAAGGATGAGCTTGCCATTTTCACTTCAATAGTCAGTCTCAGAATAGATCTGCCACTTCAAATGTCTTAAATAGGATTCCAAATTGAGGGTTGCTTACTTAAATACTTGTAACCAGCTCCTCTTGTTGTGAAATCAGGCTGTAGTACCAATCACTTTGGGCAGTCGATGTCTGCAACTGTGTCAGAGCAAAAGTCTGAGATTGCTTGTGCCAAGTAGACACTCAGTTCATGTCATGTAACTTCTTGACCTATTGGTAAACTAAAGAAATGGCTTTCATAAAGATTTGATTGTGTAAAGGATAAATGTTTATCTTTAAGgcattgaaaaagaaaatggtgaGGAGGGAGGTTTTCCACCAGGCCAGCCTGTGAAGTGCAGGATGTGCAGGAAGATACCTAGCCAGAATAACACCAC comes from Zonotrichia leucophrys gambelii isolate GWCS_2022_RI chromosome 2, RI_Zleu_2.0, whole genome shotgun sequence and encodes:
- the ZNF706 gene encoding zinc finger protein 706, translating into MARGQQKIQSQQKNAKKQAEQKKKQGHDQKAAAKAALIYTCTVCRTQMPDPKTFKQHFESKHPKTPLPPELADVQA